One region of Streptomyces rishiriensis genomic DNA includes:
- a CDS encoding Trm112 family protein, which yields MPLEAGLLEILACPACHSPLEEQDTELICTGQDCGLAYPVRDGIPVLLVDEARHPA from the coding sequence ATGCCGCTCGAAGCCGGCCTCCTGGAGATCCTCGCCTGCCCCGCCTGTCACTCCCCCCTCGAGGAGCAGGACACGGAGCTGATCTGCACGGGCCAGGACTGCGGCCTGGCCTACCCCGTCCGCGACGGCATCCCCGTCCTCCTCGTCGACGAGGCCCGCCACCCCGCCTGA